A window of the Oscillospiraceae bacterium NTUH-002-81 genome harbors these coding sequences:
- a CDS encoding DUF3789 domain-containing protein encodes MWNLISHFLTFAGGMASGVMLMCLMQTGKLADKEFETMKEE; translated from the coding sequence ATGTGGAACCTGATTTCACATTTCCTTACCTTTGCCGGAGGAATGGCTTCCGGCGTTATGTTGATGTGTCTTATGCAAACCGGAAAACTTGCGGATAAAGAATTTGAAACTATGAAGGAGGAATAA
- a CDS encoding DNA topoisomerase 3 yields the protein MKLVIAEKPSVAMSLAAVLGATERKDGYLEGSGYLVSWCVGHLLELAQPEAYKEQYAKWRYEDLPILPENWKYEVPKDKKTQLALLCRLMKDKRVDSVVCATDAGREGELIFRLVYEYAGCKKPMERLWISSMEDAAIREGFDHLHPGSDYDKLYDAAVCRAGADWLIGINATRLFSVLYGVTLNVGRVMSPTLALLVQRESDIESFISKPFYVPEITCGGFTASGEKMTERSEAEKIRMDCDHNSAFVRSVEKQVKTIQPPRLYDLTTLQRECNRIYGYTAQQTLDYVQSLYEKKLATYPRTDSQYLTKDMQATAASLILWLRDNMTFGKGYAGEPDIDRVTDDSKVTDHHAIIPTVEIARTDLSELPSGERDVLTLLAVRLLCATTQVHRFEAVTAILDCQGYTFTAKGKTILQSGWKEVERIHRMSIRQSETEHKENEAVALPVLQEGQTFEAVSASLREGKTSPPKHYTEDTLLSAMETAGAEDMPEDAERKGLGTPATRAATLEKLVSAGFVQRKKKQLIPTEKGKNLIAVLPDNIKSPILTAEWESMLKQVEHGELSATSFMDQIADMSRTLVKEHTTPEERFADLFPSSKGTAHEAVGVCPRCGAPVFEGKKGFFCGNRECSFALWKDNRFFSSKKKSITKSVAAALLKEGRISMSGLYSEKTGRTYDAEVILDDTGGKYVNFKLKFPVKKGRRK from the coding sequence TTGAAACTTGTGATTGCAGAAAAGCCCTCTGTTGCTATGTCACTGGCAGCAGTATTAGGCGCAACGGAAAGAAAAGACGGTTATCTCGAAGGTTCCGGCTATCTGGTGAGCTGGTGCGTGGGACATCTTTTGGAACTGGCACAGCCGGAGGCTTACAAAGAACAGTACGCCAAATGGCGGTATGAGGATCTTCCGATCCTACCGGAAAACTGGAAATATGAAGTGCCAAAGGATAAGAAAACGCAGCTTGCCCTTTTGTGCCGATTGATGAAGGACAAACGGGTGGATTCCGTGGTATGCGCTACGGATGCCGGACGAGAAGGAGAACTGATCTTCCGTCTGGTCTATGAATATGCCGGATGTAAAAAGCCTATGGAGCGCCTTTGGATTTCCAGTATGGAGGATGCGGCGATCCGTGAGGGCTTTGACCATCTCCACCCCGGCAGTGATTACGATAAGCTCTATGATGCGGCGGTCTGCCGGGCAGGAGCCGACTGGCTGATCGGGATCAATGCCACCCGGCTTTTTTCTGTCCTGTATGGTGTCACCCTAAATGTCGGCCGTGTTATGTCACCGACACTGGCACTTTTGGTACAGCGTGAGTCGGATATTGAATCCTTCATCAGTAAGCCTTTTTATGTGCCGGAAATCACCTGCGGAGGTTTTACTGCTTCCGGCGAAAAAATGACGGAACGATCCGAGGCTGAAAAAATCCGTATGGACTGTGACCACAACTCCGCTTTTGTGCGTTCTGTGGAAAAGCAGGTAAAAACTATACAGCCTCCCCGCCTTTATGACCTTACAACTCTGCAAAGGGAATGTAACCGTATTTATGGCTATACGGCTCAACAGACCCTTGATTATGTGCAATCTCTCTATGAAAAGAAGCTGGCAACCTATCCGAGAACGGACAGCCAGTATTTGACGAAGGACATGCAGGCAACCGCCGCTTCCCTGATCCTGTGGCTGCGTGACAATATGACCTTTGGAAAAGGCTACGCCGGAGAGCCGGACATTGACCGGGTAACAGATGACAGCAAAGTGACTGACCACCATGCCATTATCCCAACTGTGGAAATCGCACGGACAGACCTGTCAGAGCTTCCTTCCGGGGAGCGGGATGTGCTTACCCTGCTTGCCGTCAGACTGCTTTGTGCCACAACGCAGGTACACCGATTTGAAGCGGTCACCGCTATATTGGACTGCCAAGGATATACTTTTACGGCAAAAGGAAAGACTATTTTACAGTCCGGCTGGAAAGAGGTGGAACGGATTCACCGTATGAGTATCAGGCAGAGTGAAACGGAACACAAAGAAAATGAAGCTGTCGCTCTCCCTGTGCTGCAGGAAGGACAGACTTTTGAAGCTGTATCAGCAAGTCTCCGTGAAGGGAAAACTTCACCGCCGAAACACTATACGGAGGACACACTGCTGTCCGCTATGGAGACTGCCGGTGCGGAAGATATGCCGGAAGATGCCGAGCGTAAAGGATTGGGTACTCCGGCTACCCGTGCGGCAACACTGGAAAAGCTGGTTTCTGCCGGATTTGTACAGCGAAAGAAAAAGCAGCTCATTCCTACGGAAAAAGGAAAGAACCTGATCGCAGTCCTGCCGGACAATATCAAATCTCCCATCTTAACTGCAGAATGGGAATCCATGCTGAAACAAGTGGAACATGGCGAACTGTCGGCAACATCTTTTATGGATCAGATTGCAGATATGAGCCGGACGCTGGTAAAAGAACATACTACCCCGGAAGAACGTTTTGCGGATCTGTTTCCTTCTTCCAAAGGAACTGCACACGAAGCCGTGGGGGTATGTCCCCGCTGCGGTGCCCCGGTATTTGAAGGAAAGAAAGGTTTTTTCTGCGGCAACAGGGAATGTTCTTTTGCTCTTTGGAAAGATAACCGTTTCTTTTCCAGCAAGAAAAAATCTATCACAAAGTCTGTGGCAGCGGCTCTTTTGAAAGAGGGCCGCATTTCTATGTCCGGGCTTTACAGTGAAAAAACAGGAAGGACCTATGATGCGGAAGTGATTCTGGATGATACCGGCGGTAAATATGTGAATTTCAAGCTGAAATTTCCAGTAAAGAAAGGCAGGCGTAAATGA